A stretch of Paenibacillus peoriae DNA encodes these proteins:
- a CDS encoding radical SAM/SPASM domain-containing protein, with protein sequence MLKTFKKVYIEITSICNLACSFCPQTQRVKKFIDPEVFRNVLDQVKPHTDYIYLHVKGEPLLHPKIDLLLESAHEKGLKVNITTNGTLLPKTEHKLLGQPALRQMNFSLHSFDGHEGSVDREGYLGNIFTFVREAVKHNVIISFRLWNLTEDNLTNVQRQRNRETLERLEQEFGLDYRIEEKVIPGSGVKIAPNVYLNQDHEFEWPSLSAPEDDGKGFCHALRSQAAILVDGTVVPCCLDGEGVINLGNVHEQSFSDIVEGERANRLYFGFSKREAVEELCRKCGYRKRFGT encoded by the coding sequence ATGTTGAAAACTTTTAAAAAGGTATACATTGAGATAACGAGCATTTGCAATCTCGCATGCAGCTTTTGTCCTCAAACACAGCGTGTCAAAAAATTTATTGATCCGGAAGTCTTTCGAAATGTGCTTGATCAGGTCAAACCACATACAGATTATATCTATTTGCATGTAAAAGGAGAGCCGTTGCTCCATCCGAAAATTGATCTTTTACTGGAAAGTGCTCATGAGAAAGGCTTAAAGGTCAATATTACCACTAATGGTACCTTGCTGCCGAAGACCGAACATAAGCTGCTTGGGCAACCAGCGCTGCGTCAGATGAACTTCTCTCTCCATAGTTTTGACGGACATGAAGGCTCCGTGGATCGAGAAGGATATTTGGGTAATATCTTCACGTTTGTAAGAGAAGCGGTGAAACACAATGTCATTATTTCGTTCCGTCTCTGGAACTTGACTGAAGATAATTTGACTAATGTGCAGCGTCAGCGCAACCGGGAAACACTTGAACGACTGGAGCAAGAGTTTGGACTGGACTATCGGATTGAGGAAAAGGTGATACCGGGTAGTGGGGTCAAAATTGCACCAAACGTTTATTTGAATCAGGACCACGAATTTGAATGGCCGAGCCTCAGTGCCCCGGAAGATGACGGAAAAGGCTTTTGCCATGCACTCCGTAGCCAAGCAGCGATATTGGTGGATGGAACGGTGGTCCCTTGCTGTCTGGATGGAGAAGGTGTCATTAATTTAGGTAACGTGCATGAGCAATCTTTTTCCGACATTGTGGAAGGGGAGCGTGCAAATCGTCTGTACTTCGGGTTCTCCAAAAGAGAAGCGGTAGAAGAGTTATGCCGAAAATGCGGGTACCGCAAACGATTTGGAACATAG
- a CDS encoding ABC transporter substrate-binding protein: MMIMLCLSLMLGACSAPTNTNGSSQTKANHTATTSNSDGQAAVQALDKFRRISEIFGKQKEAEQWITEYEKKAAEARMKIQGIVKDGETVSIVQVANKSIYVLAAKGGNYGSPTIYQMLKLPPTKKALNMKEGFENISLEVLPEYMGDHIFVYGSEDEGANQILHSELWKGLQLDTIVNLLLAHKK, translated from the coding sequence ATGATGATTATGCTGTGTTTATCATTGATGCTGGGAGCTTGCTCGGCTCCGACGAATACAAATGGAAGTTCGCAAACGAAGGCTAATCATACAGCGACAACATCCAACAGCGATGGACAAGCGGCAGTGCAAGCACTGGATAAATTCCGTAGAATCAGTGAAATCTTTGGCAAGCAGAAAGAAGCCGAGCAGTGGATTACTGAATACGAGAAGAAAGCTGCAGAGGCCAGAATGAAAATTCAAGGTATCGTTAAGGACGGAGAGACGGTTTCAATTGTACAAGTCGCCAATAAATCGATATATGTTTTGGCAGCGAAAGGCGGCAATTACGGAAGTCCGACCATTTATCAGATGCTAAAGCTACCACCTACCAAGAAGGCATTGAATATGAAAGAAGGATTTGAAAATATTTCACTTGAGGTTTTACCCGAGTATATGGGAGATCACATCTTTGTATACGGTTCAGAAGATGAAGGGGCTAATCAGATTCTGCATAGTGAGCTATGGAAAGGCCTTCAGCTGGATACCATAGTTAATCTCTTATTAGCCCACAAAAAATAA
- a CDS encoding alpha/beta-type small acid-soluble spore protein encodes MAQGNNGNSNNLVVSRSSGALEQMKFEIAQELGISIPQDGYQGNMTSYENGSIGGYITKRLVTIAEQQLAGQYQ; translated from the coding sequence ATGGCACAAGGAAACAATGGCAACTCCAACAATCTGGTAGTCAGCAGATCCTCCGGCGCTCTGGAGCAAATGAAATTTGAAATCGCTCAAGAGTTGGGTATCAGCATTCCTCAAGATGGATACCAAGGTAATATGACTTCCTATGAGAACGGTTCGATCGGGGGCTACATCACAAAACGCCTCGTAACGATCGCCGAACAACAATTGGCAGGTCAATACCAATAA
- a CDS encoding MerR family transcriptional regulator has protein sequence MKEHITISQLAQLMNVSVHQLRYFEEKGILYPSHTEENQYRMYGLHEIYQLSHILLLRKLNVPVGQIQECMTSYAANDYNQLLEHSLQKVQAEIANLKMHEQFIHKVLEEYNNRTQQGDEYQVKRLGPRHLKLWFALENGQEFTAGNLFEHRPAPPRLFENDLHYLSDAGQLKLCYETADVVDYILEEGNYLYKHLSVIEEPEIDYEIKQMERYVAHHQYNCQSKTILVEKSYLSMFDNNKLQYEIQVKVE, from the coding sequence TTGAAAGAACACATTACGATCAGCCAGCTTGCTCAGCTTATGAATGTATCTGTACATCAACTGCGATATTTTGAAGAAAAGGGAATCCTCTATCCATCACATACTGAAGAAAATCAATATCGGATGTACGGGCTTCATGAGATTTATCAGCTATCGCATATTTTATTACTACGTAAATTAAATGTCCCTGTCGGTCAGATTCAAGAATGTATGACTTCCTATGCTGCCAATGATTATAACCAGCTTTTAGAGCATTCGTTGCAAAAAGTACAAGCTGAAATAGCTAACTTAAAGATGCATGAACAGTTTATTCACAAAGTGTTAGAAGAATATAATAATCGGACCCAGCAGGGCGATGAGTATCAAGTCAAACGATTAGGTCCCCGTCATTTAAAGCTATGGTTTGCATTGGAGAATGGTCAAGAGTTCACTGCCGGAAATCTATTTGAACACCGCCCTGCCCCACCTCGATTATTTGAAAATGACCTGCATTACTTGTCTGATGCTGGACAGTTGAAGCTGTGTTATGAAACGGCGGATGTGGTTGACTATATTCTGGAAGAAGGCAACTATCTTTATAAGCATCTTTCCGTCATTGAAGAACCTGAGATTGATTATGAAATCAAACAAATGGAACGATATGTAGCTCATCACCAATATAACTGCCAAAGCAAGACCATTCTAGTAGAAAAATCTTATCTTTCGATGTTCGACAATAACAAGCTACAATATGAAATTCAAGTCAAAGTAGAATAA
- a CDS encoding DNA alkylation repair protein, translating to MLQRKGARKGSDIPSDVLQLLQQGRLQTANLTEWLAVDHVVLLQNTLDEFDLQQSFDVFLTELNELKEKKIMKMIPAIARAWLHVFEQQAIEERIRIFDAMASHLSDSIRCWAAYIIGVDPCLSVEEKLAGIRPFAADSHFGVREIAWMAVRESISLQLLEGLALLDSWVRDEDANIRRFAIELTRPQGVWAKHIPELKEHPELALPLLEAVQSDPVKYVQDSVGNWLNDASKTSPEWVLQVCNAWLMASDTKETKRIVTRAQRSLNKEK from the coding sequence ATGTTACAACGAAAAGGTGCTCGCAAAGGGTCAGATATTCCTAGTGATGTGCTTCAGCTGCTACAGCAGGGGCGGCTTCAGACGGCGAATCTCACCGAATGGCTGGCTGTCGATCATGTTGTACTATTGCAAAATACTCTTGATGAATTTGACTTGCAGCAATCATTCGATGTCTTCCTGACCGAATTGAATGAGCTGAAGGAAAAGAAGATCATGAAAATGATACCCGCAATCGCGCGAGCGTGGCTTCATGTGTTTGAGCAACAAGCGATAGAAGAACGTATTCGCATCTTTGATGCGATGGCCTCGCATCTTTCAGACAGCATTCGCTGCTGGGCTGCCTACATCATCGGGGTTGATCCCTGTTTAAGTGTAGAGGAAAAATTGGCTGGCATTCGCCCCTTTGCAGCGGATTCCCATTTCGGAGTACGTGAAATAGCCTGGATGGCCGTGAGAGAATCCATATCCTTGCAACTGCTTGAAGGGCTTGCCCTGTTAGACAGTTGGGTGCGAGATGAGGATGCTAACATACGTCGTTTTGCCATTGAATTAACCCGACCACAAGGCGTTTGGGCCAAGCACATCCCTGAACTAAAAGAACATCCCGAGTTGGCTCTTCCGCTCTTGGAGGCTGTTCAGTCCGATCCGGTCAAATATGTCCAGGACTCCGTTGGCAATTGGTTGAATGATGCCAGCAAAACCAGCCCGGAATGGGTTCTTCAAGTTTGTAATGCATGGCTAATGGCTTCGGATACTAAAGAAACGAAGCGAATAGTAACCCGGGCCCAAAGAAGCTTGAACAAAGAGAAATAA
- a CDS encoding MntP/YtaF family protein has protein sequence MANHWGALLLLAFALSLDSFGVGVTYGLRKMKIPLLSIAIISVCSGLVIGISMQLGALLSRVLSPVYTTVFGAVILICIGCYSLIQALHRKEDLPEDSVEPSRGLLLTKQTDPASRSVLGEKEGMENADTESFPSSRKDLSAEASVEQQERTVFSLEFRKWGLVIRILRSPSAADMDRSGSISATEAVWLGIALSVDAFGAGLGAAMLGFQPLSTALAITLFSGTFLIAGMKAGFFLSAFRFMKALGVLPALLLIMMGILKLL, from the coding sequence GTGGCTAATCATTGGGGAGCCCTGCTGTTACTGGCATTTGCGCTAAGTTTGGACAGTTTCGGAGTCGGTGTTACATATGGTCTGCGCAAAATGAAAATTCCACTGTTGTCGATTGCTATCATCTCCGTATGTTCAGGTTTGGTGATCGGCATATCCATGCAATTGGGCGCATTACTATCTCGTGTCCTGTCTCCTGTATATACGACCGTTTTCGGTGCTGTCATCCTGATCTGTATTGGCTGTTACTCTTTGATTCAAGCTCTGCACCGCAAAGAGGATTTGCCAGAGGATTCAGTGGAGCCCTCTCGGGGTCTGCTTCTTACAAAACAGACTGATCCAGCGAGCAGATCTGTTCTTGGGGAGAAGGAGGGTATGGAGAATGCTGATACCGAGTCTTTCCCCAGCTCAAGAAAAGATCTGTCGGCAGAAGCTTCTGTGGAGCAGCAGGAACGAACAGTATTTTCTCTGGAGTTTCGCAAATGGGGGCTTGTTATTCGGATTCTTCGAAGCCCGTCTGCTGCGGATATGGACCGTTCCGGCAGTATATCTGCTACCGAAGCGGTTTGGCTGGGTATTGCATTATCGGTCGATGCGTTCGGAGCGGGACTCGGGGCAGCTATGCTTGGTTTTCAGCCACTGTCTACTGCGCTGGCTATTACGTTATTCAGTGGAACATTTTTGATTGCAGGGATGAAGGCAGGCTTTTTTCTATCAGCATTTCGATTTATGAAGGCGCTGGGTGTATTGCCGGCATTATTACTGATTATGATGGGCATATTGAAGCTGTTATGA
- a CDS encoding DUF4183 domain-containing protein translates to MSIIQIYLEADSIVSGNIAITTSINVTPVVNRYTAIVVLGNILGGVTTIPAQNFTNDSGTSVAANSLVVPTSSGYYNVFVNGTLQRGGLTTLSATNLIINTGLIVGATVVVEVINFNSSASSTSVNNVTVTTTISD, encoded by the coding sequence ATGTCTATTATTCAAATCTATCTGGAAGCAGACAGTATCGTATCTGGAAACATTGCTATCACAACAAGTATCAATGTCACTCCAGTGGTTAATCGTTACACAGCTATTGTCGTGCTTGGTAATATATTAGGTGGAGTGACCACTATCCCAGCACAAAATTTCACGAATGATAGTGGTACTTCAGTCGCGGCAAACAGTCTTGTTGTTCCGACCAGTAGCGGATACTACAATGTATTTGTAAATGGGACGTTGCAGCGAGGCGGCTTAACAACGCTTTCTGCTACAAACCTAATTATAAATACAGGCCTGATTGTTGGCGCGACAGTAGTCGTTGAAGTTATTAATTTCAACTCTAGTGCCTCCTCAACCTCTGTCAACAATGTTACAGTAACGACTACCATAAGCGACTGA
- the mutM gene encoding DNA-formamidopyrimidine glycosylase yields MPELPEVETIKRTLNELIVDKHIDHVTVNLPRIIQRPDDIHAFAMELADHRITGVERRGKFLRILLDGLVLVSHLRMEGRYGLYSQHDPVEKHTHVIFHFKDGTELRYQDVRQFGTMHLFPAGQDLLEKPLNKLGLEPMDEAFTPEMLRAAVGTRSTSIKAALLNQSYVVGIGNIYVDESLFKAGIHPAQPAKSLTDSQFHVLHEAIVSTLGASIQVGGSSIKSFVNGQGKAGDFQHQLQIYGRNAKPCINCGTLIEKSVVAGRGTHHCPVCQPLR; encoded by the coding sequence ATGCCGGAATTACCGGAAGTAGAAACCATTAAACGAACGCTAAACGAGCTTATCGTTGATAAACATATAGATCATGTCACTGTGAATCTGCCGCGGATCATTCAACGGCCCGATGATATCCACGCTTTTGCCATGGAATTGGCTGATCACCGGATTACAGGGGTGGAGAGACGCGGAAAGTTTCTGCGGATTTTGCTGGACGGGCTGGTGCTGGTCTCCCATCTTCGAATGGAAGGGCGATATGGATTATATTCACAACATGATCCTGTGGAAAAGCATACCCATGTCATCTTTCATTTTAAAGATGGTACGGAGCTGCGTTATCAGGATGTGCGCCAGTTTGGCACGATGCACTTATTTCCAGCAGGACAGGATTTGCTGGAAAAGCCGCTGAACAAACTTGGCCTGGAACCGATGGACGAGGCCTTTACACCAGAAATGCTGCGTGCCGCTGTTGGAACTCGTTCGACTTCGATCAAGGCAGCGCTGTTAAACCAGTCATATGTGGTGGGCATCGGGAATATCTATGTAGATGAATCGTTGTTTAAGGCGGGGATTCATCCAGCACAGCCAGCCAAAAGCCTAACGGATAGCCAATTTCATGTCTTGCATGAGGCGATTGTCTCCACGCTAGGTGCGTCCATTCAGGTTGGAGGCTCGTCCATTAAATCGTTCGTGAATGGACAGGGCAAAGCGGGCGACTTCCAGCATCAATTGCAAATCTATGGACGTAACGCGAAGCCTTGCATCAACTGTGGTACATTGATCGAAAAATCTGTTGTAGCCGGACGGGGCACACATCATTGTCCGGTCTGCCAGCCTCTGCGCTAA
- a CDS encoding lytic transglycosylase domain-containing protein, with translation MNILRKKRVLLILFVGFVLILFLNSNWMSWFYPIQYKDEIRQYSQTYEVDPFLVASIIRVETNFKTSKQSHKGALGLMQIMPNTANWIMDSAQIQKVPLDSVKHEPGTNIELGTWYLHNLSIKFQDNPVAIVAAYNAGPGKVQEWLDKGVWDGKEESIKQIPFGETRHYVQRVIYYYRQYTKIYNDF, from the coding sequence ATGAATATTTTGCGAAAGAAAAGAGTCCTGCTCATTTTGTTTGTCGGGTTTGTCCTGATTCTATTCCTTAATTCAAATTGGATGTCCTGGTTCTATCCAATTCAATATAAGGATGAGATTCGGCAGTATTCACAGACGTATGAAGTAGACCCATTTTTGGTGGCGTCTATTATCCGTGTAGAAACCAATTTTAAAACCAGTAAGCAGTCACATAAGGGGGCGCTAGGGCTGATGCAGATTATGCCGAATACGGCAAATTGGATTATGGACAGCGCCCAGATTCAAAAGGTTCCGCTGGACAGCGTCAAGCACGAGCCTGGCACCAATATTGAGCTGGGAACCTGGTATTTGCATAACCTATCCATAAAGTTTCAGGATAATCCTGTAGCAATCGTAGCTGCTTACAATGCAGGGCCGGGTAAAGTTCAAGAGTGGCTGGATAAGGGAGTGTGGGATGGAAAGGAAGAGTCCATCAAGCAAATCCCTTTTGGTGAGACACGACATTATGTACAGCGGGTCATTTATTACTACAGGCAATACACGAAAATTTATAATGATTTTTAA
- the coaE gene encoding dephospho-CoA kinase (Dephospho-CoA kinase (CoaE) performs the final step in coenzyme A biosynthesis.) produces the protein MNIGLTGGIATGKSTVSALLVAKGALLIDADAIAREVMLPGHPVLAAVIQHFGQAIVNSDGTLLRKKLGEIVFGDPAQRQALNDITHSAIREEMRMRMEAFEREQPDKLVLADIPLLYESGLESLYEEIMVVYVPRDIQLQRLVLRDGLTEEQAGLRLSAQMDIEQKKSLADIVIDNSGTQTETKRQIDQFWQRKGLA, from the coding sequence ATGAATATCGGATTAACCGGAGGTATTGCTACCGGAAAAAGCACCGTGTCGGCTCTTTTGGTCGCCAAAGGTGCGCTGCTGATCGACGCAGATGCCATTGCCCGGGAAGTGATGCTTCCGGGGCATCCGGTGTTGGCGGCGGTCATTCAGCATTTTGGACAAGCTATAGTGAACAGTGACGGAACTCTGCTTCGCAAAAAACTGGGAGAGATTGTATTCGGAGACCCTGCCCAGCGGCAGGCACTTAACGATATTACACATTCTGCTATTCGTGAGGAAATGCGTATGCGCATGGAAGCATTTGAACGGGAACAGCCGGACAAGCTTGTTTTGGCAGATATTCCGTTACTGTACGAGTCGGGGCTTGAGAGCTTGTACGAGGAAATTATGGTTGTGTACGTACCACGTGATATTCAGCTCCAGCGTCTGGTGCTCAGAGACGGTCTGACGGAGGAGCAAGCTGGACTTCGGCTGTCCGCACAAATGGATATTGAGCAAAAGAAAAGCTTGGCCGATATCGTTATTGATAATAGTGGAACACAGACTGAGACGAAGCGACAAATTGATCAATTTTGGCAGCGGAAGGGACTTGCATGA
- the nrdR gene encoding transcriptional regulator NrdR, whose translation MKCPYCAYNGTKVLDSRPANDNKSIRRRRECEQCARRFTTFEMVEETPLMVIKKDGSREEFSRDKMLRGLIRACEKRPVSVEQLDMIVSQVENAIRNTAATEVDSQQIGELVMEQLYPVDEVAYVRFASVYRQFKDINMFMKELKTLLSKDTASD comes from the coding sequence ATGAAATGTCCGTATTGTGCCTACAATGGCACGAAAGTGCTGGATTCGCGACCTGCGAATGATAACAAGTCCATCCGTCGCCGCCGTGAATGTGAGCAGTGTGCCAGGCGTTTTACCACCTTTGAAATGGTGGAGGAAACCCCTCTCATGGTCATCAAAAAAGACGGCAGCCGTGAAGAGTTTAGTCGTGATAAAATGCTGCGCGGTCTCATTCGAGCCTGCGAGAAGCGTCCAGTATCCGTCGAGCAACTGGATATGATCGTATCCCAGGTGGAGAATGCTATCCGCAACACAGCAGCCACAGAAGTGGATAGCCAGCAGATTGGTGAGCTGGTCATGGAACAGCTCTACCCAGTGGATGAAGTCGCCTACGTACGTTTTGCGTCCGTCTATCGTCAGTTTAAAGACATCAATATGTTTATGAAGGAACTGAAAACACTGTTATCTAAAGATACAGCCAGCGACTGA
- a CDS encoding GNAT family N-acetyltransferase — protein MSAKSFDIVAYQKQDHEAVCSLLVESFKAKFQSLVTLEDQAIQQLLMQVWVQNPYSTSMKQFVAKENEEVIGVLSLKWKPSYSSLPETNPISLTPLLKQFGCFNVFKFLAGMHALEYTPAANECYIDHLAIRSSHRNQGIGRHLVAFAQQFSVESGFHALTLHVAHKNQGAIRLYHQLAFEVKQSKYNGLRHFWFKEPVWHLMSWQENLHSRREHH, from the coding sequence ATGAGTGCAAAATCTTTTGACATTGTTGCATACCAAAAACAAGACCATGAAGCTGTTTGCAGTCTTTTAGTCGAATCGTTTAAAGCAAAATTCCAATCTCTTGTTACACTAGAGGATCAAGCTATACAGCAGTTGTTAATGCAGGTTTGGGTTCAAAATCCTTATTCTACATCTATGAAACAATTTGTAGCCAAAGAAAACGAAGAAGTTATCGGTGTTCTTTCCCTTAAATGGAAACCCTCCTACTCTTCACTTCCTGAAACAAACCCCATTTCTTTGACTCCGCTCCTAAAACAGTTTGGTTGTTTCAATGTATTTAAATTTTTGGCAGGTATGCATGCGCTAGAGTATACCCCTGCTGCAAATGAGTGTTACATTGATCATTTGGCGATTCGTTCAAGTCATCGTAATCAGGGAATAGGACGCCATCTTGTAGCTTTCGCACAGCAATTTTCGGTTGAATCTGGTTTTCATGCATTGACGCTTCACGTAGCGCATAAGAACCAAGGGGCTATCCGTTTGTATCACCAACTGGCGTTTGAAGTAAAACAATCCAAATATAATGGGTTACGGCATTTTTGGTTCAAGGAGCCTGTATGGCATCTGATGAGTTGGCAAGAGAACCTGCATTCGAGGAGAGAGCATCATTGA
- the polA gene encoding DNA polymerase I: MDKLMLIDGNSIIYRAFFAMPPLTNSSGQQTNAVYGFTTMLLRLLEEHKPTHMLVAFDAGKITFRHKGYEDYKGGREKTPPELSQQFPLLKELLTAFGIAQFELDGYEADDIIGTLSKTADEAGFNVLVVTGDKDMLQLASDHVTVGLTRKGVTEVETYGPEQIQERYGLKPLQIIDLKGLMGDTSDNIPGIPGVGEKTALKLLHQYGSVEEVLAHTNELKGKMKERVETHADDARMSKDLATIYRDVTLDKKLEDVAFGGLQAETAGPALAKLEFKSLLERLSFSSEVGSTGVDVEEAAADVTVLDQQRISKLVEVLDHVDVLHVETHGDNPHHADIVGLIFAATGQQFFMTLDVLQSDTATPIREWLADPERKKRGHDLHRTDLALHWHGIEFAGAEFDVQLAGYLLDPTDANQTLSGLAAKYGLSSIRPDEEVFGKGAKYKVPDVDVLSDHVARKAAVIEALVPVQQAELEKTEMHRLFHELEMPLSRILADMEKQGILVNVEELRALGKEFEAQIATLVNEIYSIAGVEFNLNSPKQLGEILFDKLGLPVIKKTKTGYSTDAEVLEKLAPYHDIVQNILQYRTIAKLQSTYVEGLLKEISEKTGKVHTYFRQTVAATGRLSSQFPNLQNIPIRLEEGRKIRKVFVPSEPGWSILAADYSQIELRVLADISDDERLKEAFVHDMDIHTKTASDVFGVAAEDVDSNMRRSAKAVNFGIVYGISDYGLSQNLNITRKEAARFIDQYFDVFQGVRRYMDDIVKDAKRDGYVKTLLERRRYLPEINASNFNLRSFAERTAMNTPIQGTAADIIKLAMVQMDKALRERNLRSRMLLQVHDELVFEVPPEEMETMKELVPATMEAALKLAVPLKAEVSYGSNWYEAK; encoded by the coding sequence ATGGATAAACTCATGCTTATAGATGGTAACAGTATCATTTACCGGGCGTTTTTTGCTATGCCACCGTTAACGAATTCGAGCGGACAGCAGACGAACGCGGTGTATGGATTTACGACGATGTTATTGCGGCTCTTGGAGGAGCACAAACCAACACATATGCTGGTTGCCTTCGATGCCGGTAAAATAACGTTTCGCCATAAAGGATACGAGGATTACAAAGGTGGACGGGAGAAAACACCGCCAGAGCTGTCTCAGCAATTTCCGTTGCTGAAAGAGCTATTGACCGCTTTTGGCATTGCCCAGTTTGAACTGGATGGCTATGAGGCGGACGATATTATAGGCACCCTGTCCAAGACAGCGGACGAAGCCGGTTTCAATGTGCTGGTCGTGACCGGGGACAAGGATATGCTTCAATTGGCATCAGACCATGTCACAGTCGGCTTGACCCGCAAAGGGGTTACTGAGGTGGAGACGTATGGACCTGAGCAAATTCAGGAACGATATGGGCTGAAGCCGCTGCAAATTATTGACCTTAAGGGCCTGATGGGCGATACGTCGGACAATATTCCTGGTATTCCCGGCGTAGGTGAAAAAACAGCGCTCAAGCTGTTGCATCAATACGGTTCAGTCGAAGAAGTGCTGGCGCACACGAATGAGCTGAAGGGCAAAATGAAAGAACGTGTTGAGACACATGCTGACGATGCGCGAATGAGCAAGGATTTGGCGACCATTTATCGGGATGTAACGTTGGACAAGAAGCTGGAAGATGTGGCCTTCGGCGGGCTGCAAGCAGAAACGGCCGGACCAGCTCTGGCGAAGCTGGAGTTCAAGTCCTTGCTGGAGCGTTTATCTTTTTCAAGTGAGGTTGGCAGTACTGGGGTAGACGTAGAGGAAGCCGCGGCTGACGTAACAGTGCTGGATCAGCAGCGGATTAGCAAATTGGTAGAAGTGTTGGATCATGTGGATGTGCTGCATGTTGAGACGCATGGCGATAATCCGCATCATGCTGACATCGTAGGTCTGATATTTGCCGCAACGGGACAGCAGTTTTTTATGACACTGGATGTACTGCAAAGCGATACAGCTACACCTATTCGCGAATGGCTTGCTGACCCTGAACGCAAAAAACGCGGTCATGATCTGCATCGTACGGATTTGGCTTTACACTGGCATGGAATTGAGTTTGCAGGTGCCGAGTTTGATGTGCAATTGGCAGGGTACTTGCTGGACCCAACTGATGCAAACCAGACATTGAGCGGATTGGCAGCCAAATATGGCTTGTCTTCGATCCGTCCTGACGAAGAAGTGTTCGGCAAAGGAGCTAAATATAAAGTTCCTGACGTGGACGTGCTGTCTGATCATGTGGCGCGTAAGGCAGCGGTGATTGAAGCTTTGGTGCCTGTGCAGCAGGCTGAGCTGGAGAAAACGGAAATGCACAGGCTGTTTCATGAGCTGGAGATGCCGTTGTCCCGCATTTTAGCGGATATGGAGAAGCAGGGCATTTTGGTGAACGTAGAAGAACTGCGTGCTTTGGGTAAAGAATTTGAAGCCCAGATCGCAACGTTGGTGAACGAGATCTACAGCATTGCCGGAGTAGAGTTCAATCTGAATTCGCCTAAGCAGTTGGGTGAGATTTTGTTTGATAAACTGGGTTTACCTGTCATTAAAAAGACGAAAACGGGGTACTCGACCGATGCGGAGGTACTGGAAAAGCTGGCCCCCTATCATGATATTGTACAAAACATTTTGCAGTACCGTACCATTGCCAAACTCCAATCGACGTATGTTGAAGGATTGCTTAAAGAAATTTCGGAGAAAACGGGTAAGGTGCATACGTATTTCCGGCAGACAGTTGCAGCAACTGGACGCTTGAGCAGTCAATTTCCGAATTTGCAAAACATTCCGATTCGTCTTGAAGAAGGTCGCAAAATCCGCAAAGTATTTGTTCCGTCCGAACCGGGCTGGTCTATTTTGGCGGCAGACTACTCACAGATTGAGCTGCGGGTGCTGGCTGATATTTCGGATGATGAACGTTTGAAGGAAGCCTTTGTCCACGATATGGACATTCACACCAAGACCGCATCCGATGTGTTCGGTGTAGCAGCGGAAGATGTGGACTCCAATATGCGGCGTTCTGCGAAGGCAGTCAACTTTGGGATTGTCTACGGGATCAGTGATTATGGTCTGTCACAAAATTTGAATATTACGCGGAAGGAAGCGGCTCGCTTTATCGACCAGTATTTTGATGTGTTCCAAGGCGTTCGCCGTTACATGGATGATATTGTGAAGGATGCGAAGCGGGACGGCTACGTAAAAACGCTGTTGGAACGCAGACGCTATTTGCCGGAGATTAACGCCAGCAATTTCAACCTGCGTTCATTCGCCGAGCGTACAGCGATGAATACGCCGATTCAAGGCACCGCAGCCGATATTATCAAGTTGGCGATGGTACAGATGGATAAAGCGCTACGTGAACGTAATCTTCGTAGCAGAATGCTGCTCCAAGTACATGATGAGCTTGTATTCGAGGTTCCGCCTGAGGAAATGGAAACGATGAAAGAGCTTGTCCCGGCTACCATGGAAGCTGCATTAAAGCTGGCTGTGCCGCTCAAAGCCGAAGTAAGCTATGGCAGCAATTGGTATGAGGCCAAATAA